In Mongoliitalea daihaiensis, one DNA window encodes the following:
- a CDS encoding competence/damage-inducible protein A has translation MSHYQEVKAEIIAIGDELLYGQIIDTNSHWISQELDKIGVRVVQRTTVGDSREAILTAFSLAASRADILLMTGGLGPTNDDLTKPLLAEYFNCEIKLVPEALEAVRTFFEKRGRELTELNKLQAHLPTKCEYIPNILGTAPGMWFYQDGKIWMSMPGVPYEMKKLMEDHVLPRIKSSFQLPIIYHKVVKTVGIGESWLADVIKDWEKQLPSHIKLAYLPSLGQVRLRLTAFGEDYDRLKNEVDLQLIQLMPLIEKYVYGYDSDTLEETIGQMLKIRGKTVALAESCSGGFISHMITSVPGSSAYFQGSMVPYHNHFKHELLGVDELTLQRNGAVSEETIIQMAENIRVKYEADYGLASSGIAGPGGGWAEKPVGTVWIACSSQSKTITKKLQLTQDRTLNIQLTAIAGLNLLRSCILDQTE, from the coding sequence ATGTCTCATTATCAAGAAGTAAAAGCAGAAATTATAGCCATCGGAGACGAATTGCTGTATGGTCAGATTATTGATACCAATTCTCATTGGATTAGTCAAGAACTCGATAAAATCGGCGTTCGTGTCGTACAACGTACAACAGTAGGAGATTCCCGTGAAGCAATTTTAACTGCATTCTCATTAGCCGCATCGAGGGCAGACATCCTTTTGATGACTGGTGGACTTGGTCCTACCAATGACGATCTGACCAAACCCTTGCTTGCAGAATATTTTAACTGTGAAATCAAACTGGTGCCCGAAGCCTTAGAAGCAGTACGTACATTTTTTGAAAAAAGAGGCCGGGAATTAACGGAGTTGAATAAGCTCCAAGCGCATTTGCCAACTAAATGCGAGTATATTCCTAATATATTGGGCACAGCTCCAGGGATGTGGTTTTATCAAGATGGCAAAATATGGATGTCTATGCCTGGTGTCCCTTATGAAATGAAAAAGCTGATGGAAGACCATGTACTCCCTCGAATAAAATCATCTTTTCAACTTCCTATCATTTACCATAAAGTTGTAAAAACTGTAGGCATTGGAGAAAGTTGGTTAGCAGATGTCATCAAGGATTGGGAAAAACAGCTACCTAGTCATATTAAATTAGCTTATTTGCCTTCACTAGGACAAGTACGTTTGCGATTAACGGCATTCGGAGAAGACTACGATCGCTTAAAAAACGAGGTGGATTTACAGTTGATACAGCTAATGCCTTTGATTGAAAAATATGTCTACGGCTATGATTCAGACACCCTCGAAGAAACCATTGGCCAAATGCTGAAAATACGAGGGAAAACCGTTGCCTTGGCAGAAAGCTGTTCCGGAGGTTTTATTTCTCATATGATCACCTCAGTACCCGGTAGCAGTGCATATTTTCAGGGAAGCATGGTTCCTTATCATAATCACTTTAAGCATGAGTTATTAGGAGTAGATGAATTAACTTTGCAGAGAAATGGTGCTGTTAGCGAAGAAACAATCATTCAAATGGCCGAAAATATTCGGGTAAAATATGAAGCTGATTATGGACTGGCCAGTAGCGGAATCGCTGGTCCTGGAGGAGGCTGGGCAGAAAAGCCAGTGGGTACAGTTTGGATAGCTTGTAGCAGCCAAAGCAAAACAATCACCAAAAAACTTCAATTGACACAAGACCGTACATTGAATATTCAATTGACAGCAATTGCAGGTTTAAATTTACTCCGTTCTTGCATTTTGGATCAAACAGAATAA
- a CDS encoding dihydrofolate reductase gives MKISIIVAVAKNQVIGNNNELIWKLSADLKYFKNTTTGHHIIMGRKTYESVGKPLPNRTSVIISRNPNFVVPEGHHLVNSWEQAVQLCISKKLEKVYVIGGAEIYKIALPFADELLVTEVDAYPEGDAFFPKILTDEWTETHRESFQKDEKNEFNYAFVLYKRK, from the coding sequence TTGAAAATCTCTATTATAGTCGCTGTCGCTAAGAATCAAGTCATTGGAAATAACAATGAATTGATCTGGAAATTATCTGCTGACCTAAAGTATTTTAAAAATACTACCACCGGACATCATATAATCATGGGAAGAAAAACCTATGAGTCTGTGGGGAAACCCCTGCCCAACCGAACATCCGTTATCATCAGTAGAAATCCAAATTTTGTAGTACCGGAAGGGCATCATTTGGTGAATTCATGGGAACAAGCCGTTCAACTTTGTATTTCTAAAAAACTGGAAAAAGTGTATGTAATTGGAGGTGCGGAAATATATAAGATAGCTTTACCCTTTGCAGATGAATTATTGGTAACGGAAGTAGATGCATATCCAGAAGGAGATGCCTTTTTCCCAAAGATCCTAACAGATGAATGGACAGAAACCCATAGGGAAAGTTTTCAAAAAGATGAGAAAAATGAGTTTAATTACGCCTTTGTACTATACAAACGTAAATGA
- a CDS encoding efflux RND transporter periplasmic adaptor subunit, whose protein sequence is MLSVLSYVVLFVTLLNLVACSSGNSKNQKKVLVQVPIVELQPMSISLPKTYVADIQAVQFVEVRAKVEGFVDRIFVDEGQFVKKGQNLFQLTSNEYNEMVNSANARLFQARAEAQAAQLEVDRLKVLVDKNIIANSEYQLALSKKAVAESVISEAESMLKNARTGLSYTTIKAPFDGIVDRIPYKTGSLVTAGDLLTNITDISEIFAYYKVTENEYLKYMRDKIENDTLDDQEVSLILSDGVYYEYTGKFETMEADFERGTGSIAFRVRFPNPDQLIKHGSTGKVEMTESIEDIYLIPQKSTFEIQDFNYVYIVDKDNVVKIRSFKPLQRFGLFYIADGFEAGDKIIYEGIQQIKDGMEIMPELTPEIEVYDTLVKS, encoded by the coding sequence ATGCTTTCTGTTTTGAGTTACGTGGTCTTATTTGTGACCCTATTGAATCTTGTTGCCTGTAGCAGTGGTAACAGCAAAAATCAAAAAAAAGTACTTGTCCAAGTGCCGATTGTGGAACTTCAACCCATGAGCATCTCCCTTCCTAAGACCTATGTTGCCGACATACAGGCTGTACAGTTTGTAGAAGTTAGGGCTAAAGTAGAAGGTTTCGTGGATAGGATTTTTGTAGATGAAGGACAGTTTGTAAAAAAAGGACAAAATCTCTTTCAATTAACGTCCAATGAGTATAATGAGATGGTCAATTCAGCGAATGCCCGTTTGTTTCAGGCAAGAGCGGAGGCGCAGGCTGCTCAATTGGAGGTAGATAGGTTAAAAGTATTAGTAGACAAAAACATCATCGCTAATTCAGAGTATCAGTTAGCGCTTTCCAAAAAAGCGGTGGCAGAATCTGTTATTTCCGAGGCTGAATCCATGTTGAAAAATGCCCGCACAGGATTGTCTTACACGACAATTAAAGCTCCTTTTGACGGAATAGTCGATAGAATACCTTACAAAACCGGTAGCTTGGTTACAGCAGGTGATCTACTGACTAATATTACCGATATATCCGAAATTTTTGCATACTATAAAGTTACTGAAAACGAGTATTTAAAATACATGCGAGATAAAATCGAAAATGATACGCTTGATGATCAGGAAGTATCATTGATTTTATCAGATGGTGTTTATTACGAATACACCGGTAAGTTCGAAACTATGGAAGCAGATTTTGAACGTGGAACAGGGTCTATTGCTTTCAGGGTACGTTTCCCAAATCCTGATCAATTGATCAAGCATGGTTCTACGGGCAAAGTGGAAATGACTGAGTCTATTGAAGACATTTATTTAATTCCCCAGAAATCTACGTTTGAAATTCAAGACTTCAACTACGTCTACATTGTGGATAAAGATAATGTTGTAAAAATAAGAAGTTTTAAGCCTTTACAGCGTTTTGGACTGTTTTACATTGCTGACGGATTTGAGGCAGGGGATAAGATTATTTATGAGGGTATTCAACAGATAAAAGATGGTATGGAAATTATGCCAGAGTTGACGCCCGAGATAGAGGTCTATGATACATTGGTAAAGTCTTAA
- a CDS encoding SDR family oxidoreductase → MSKQTIWITGASSGIGEAVTQKFLQEGYQVIISARNRTKLEEIRNNSPFKSSIAILPLDLTQSREFEEKVTEAIHAFGSIDILLNNGGISQRSLIHETSLEVDRKIMEVNYFGTIALSKALLPHFLKQKKGQFAVISSLVGKFGTPFRSSYAASKHALHGFFDTLRAEHVQDNLRVTMICPGFIRTNVSINALTGDGSALGVMDDAQEKGMSPETCANSIYKAIIQQKEEVLIGGKEKYAVYLKRFFPSIFSKLVAKAKVR, encoded by the coding sequence ATGAGTAAACAAACCATTTGGATAACAGGTGCTTCTTCTGGCATCGGAGAAGCAGTGACTCAAAAATTTCTTCAAGAAGGGTACCAAGTGATTATTTCAGCAAGAAACCGAACCAAACTAGAGGAAATCCGAAATAACAGTCCTTTCAAAAGCTCCATAGCAATCCTTCCGCTTGATCTCACTCAAAGTCGGGAATTTGAAGAGAAAGTAACAGAAGCTATCCATGCCTTTGGATCGATTGATATTCTCTTAAACAACGGCGGTATCAGTCAACGGTCATTAATCCATGAAACCTCTCTTGAAGTAGATAGAAAAATCATGGAGGTAAATTATTTTGGAACAATAGCTTTGAGTAAAGCCCTACTCCCCCATTTTTTAAAACAAAAAAAGGGGCAATTTGCTGTTATCAGTAGTCTCGTAGGAAAGTTTGGAACTCCCTTCCGATCATCTTACGCTGCATCCAAGCATGCGCTGCACGGTTTTTTTGATACGTTAAGAGCTGAACACGTGCAAGATAATCTTCGTGTAACGATGATTTGCCCTGGATTTATCCGTACAAATGTCTCTATCAATGCATTGACTGGAGATGGGTCAGCATTAGGAGTAATGGATGATGCTCAAGAGAAGGGTATGAGCCCGGAAACCTGTGCAAATTCAATTTATAAAGCCATCATCCAACAAAAAGAAGAAGTGCTGATCGGTGGTAAAGAAAAATATGCCGTGTATCTCAAACGGTTTTTCCCTTCCATTTTTTCAAAACTAGTCGCCAAAGCTAAGGTTCGGTAA
- a CDS encoding DUF4412 domain-containing protein — MKACILLLLTLFFTSSVDAQLMRQLKNAAEKGVSRAVEKRVEAEAEKIAQKQLEKAFGEMYGSDVPRGFDMSKILKGLGEDVEIADAYAFTGHQVMEITGQDEKGKSNEPLQMKIFFPEEAHIMGFEATPEGKNKKDGSFFMIYDFFKNASIILMDTDGKKNRMAYGIDLMGIATDTIESEDTSDPSTYMISKTGKTKTIFGHTCEEYLLDNEEGTAHYWISSDKISSNQTFFGNGNPFLQARLQSSPSSFENLPKGNLFEMEFISKTDKSNLKMTTIALENDQATRFLMADYPSLFESID; from the coding sequence ATGAAAGCTTGTATTTTACTATTATTGACCTTATTCTTTACCTCCTCTGTTGATGCACAATTGATGAGACAGTTGAAAAACGCAGCTGAAAAGGGAGTCAGCAGGGCTGTAGAAAAACGCGTAGAAGCGGAAGCTGAGAAAATAGCTCAAAAGCAGCTCGAAAAAGCATTTGGAGAGATGTATGGCTCGGACGTCCCAAGGGGTTTTGACATGAGCAAGATTCTGAAGGGCCTCGGAGAAGATGTAGAGATTGCAGATGCTTATGCTTTTACAGGTCATCAAGTAATGGAGATTACCGGTCAAGACGAAAAAGGAAAAAGCAATGAACCATTGCAAATGAAGATTTTCTTCCCGGAAGAAGCGCATATAATGGGTTTTGAGGCTACTCCAGAAGGTAAAAATAAGAAAGATGGTAGTTTCTTTATGATTTATGATTTTTTCAAAAATGCTTCCATCATCCTGATGGATACCGATGGTAAGAAAAATAGAATGGCTTATGGGATTGATTTGATGGGAATAGCCACGGACACCATAGAATCCGAAGATACCAGTGACCCCAGTACCTATATGATATCTAAAACTGGAAAAACCAAAACGATTTTCGGGCACACCTGCGAAGAATATTTATTGGATAACGAGGAAGGAACAGCTCATTATTGGATCAGTTCAGACAAAATCAGCAGCAATCAGACATTTTTCGGCAATGGCAATCCCTTTTTGCAAGCCCGTCTCCAAAGCTCACCAAGTTCCTTTGAAAATCTACCCAAAGGCAATCTTTTTGAAATGGAATTCATAAGTAAAACGGATAAAAGTAATCTTAAAATGACAACGATAGCCTTAGAAAACGATCAAGCTACGCGCTTTTTAATGGCCGATTATCCAAGTTTATTTGAAAGTATAGATTGA
- a CDS encoding TolC family protein, with protein sequence MKSLGKINKLALFILLGSVVVSCKTAELTLDDKDTALPVGFDTTSMIEDGSSSAAALQWHNFFEDDHLKSLIQVALENNQDHLKAVERIRVARASYRIAKGGLLPEVNALAGASVRRFGEFTMDGVGNADSNLSPTVPEDKQIPDPYRDFIVGAQFSWEIDIWSKLRNRKKAAFARFLASEDMVNAIKTWLVAEVSQKYYELVALDEGIKILESNIQLQEFAVNLSKDLKESGKENQLAVDQFEALMLNSKAQLIEKKQILRTAELQMFQLLGVYDTELIRLDMEQVYGVPDIIEIGLPAELLAYRPDIRMAERELLATKAEVDVAKAAFFPSIQLGGMVGYNAFDFSRLFFNPASSVYQLGAGLVAPIFNRNQIRMNFESAKASQKIAYLDYEQTIFKSYLEVLNLVNEFNAFDEQLELKTAEVEVQKRSVENSNIMFRVGYAGYLEVLNAQTNALESEIELIELKKQQLQANVRLYRALGGGWLQ encoded by the coding sequence ATGAAATCATTAGGAAAAATAAATAAACTGGCACTATTTATTCTGCTAGGCTCGGTGGTGGTTTCTTGTAAAACCGCAGAATTGACTCTGGATGATAAAGATACCGCTTTGCCTGTAGGCTTTGATACTACTTCTATGATTGAGGATGGTTCTTCATCTGCGGCTGCACTTCAGTGGCACAATTTTTTTGAAGATGATCATCTGAAATCCCTGATTCAAGTGGCTTTGGAAAATAATCAGGATCATCTGAAAGCAGTAGAAAGAATCAGAGTTGCTCGTGCCAGTTATCGTATTGCGAAAGGGGGATTACTCCCTGAAGTAAATGCTCTTGCGGGTGCTTCCGTAAGGAGGTTTGGAGAATTTACTATGGATGGAGTTGGTAATGCCGACTCCAACCTTTCTCCAACTGTACCAGAGGATAAACAAATTCCTGATCCATACAGGGATTTCATCGTAGGAGCTCAATTCAGCTGGGAGATTGATATTTGGTCCAAGCTTCGCAATCGAAAAAAGGCAGCATTTGCCCGTTTTCTAGCCTCAGAAGATATGGTCAATGCTATCAAAACATGGCTGGTTGCGGAAGTATCCCAGAAGTATTATGAGTTAGTAGCTCTAGATGAGGGAATCAAGATATTAGAATCAAATATTCAATTGCAGGAATTTGCTGTCAATCTTTCCAAAGATTTGAAAGAGTCAGGAAAAGAAAATCAATTAGCTGTTGACCAGTTTGAGGCATTGATGCTTAATTCCAAAGCGCAATTGATTGAGAAAAAACAGATATTGAGAACAGCAGAATTGCAGATGTTCCAATTGTTAGGGGTGTATGATACAGAGCTCATTCGCTTAGATATGGAGCAAGTATATGGAGTTCCTGACATCATTGAAATTGGATTGCCCGCAGAATTATTGGCGTATCGTCCCGATATCCGAATGGCAGAGCGAGAGTTGTTGGCTACCAAAGCAGAGGTGGATGTAGCAAAGGCTGCATTTTTTCCTTCGATTCAACTAGGTGGAATGGTAGGGTATAATGCATTTGATTTCTCTAGACTATTCTTTAACCCAGCATCATCTGTATATCAACTAGGAGCGGGTTTGGTTGCCCCTATTTTCAATAGAAATCAGATAAGAATGAACTTTGAATCTGCAAAAGCATCCCAAAAGATCGCATACTTGGATTACGAGCAAACCATATTTAAAAGTTACCTAGAGGTCCTTAACCTTGTCAATGAATTCAATGCATTTGATGAGCAGTTAGAGCTCAAAACCGCTGAAGTGGAAGTTCAAAAGCGCTCAGTGGAAAATTCAAATATCATGTTCCGTGTAGGCTATGCAGGCTATTTGGAAGTATTGAATGCGCAGACAAATGCACTGGAATCAGAAATTGAGTTGATTGAACTCAAGAAGCAACAGTTGCAAGCAAATGTACGCCTTTATAGAGCTTTAGGTGGTGGATGGCTTCAATAA
- a CDS encoding efflux RND transporter permease subunit, translating into MLELFIKRPILSTVISVFITLLGLLSLTSLPITQFPEIVPPSVMVTARYTGANAEVLAKAVATPLERAINGVPGMSYMTSVNTNDGVTMINIIFKVGTDPDQAAVNVQNRVSTVLDELPEEVIRAGVQAEKEVNSMLLYLNLVTSDSSQDEKFVYNFADINILPELKRIDGVGFAQIMGFKDYAMRVWLKPDRLVAYNLSPQDVSDAIRQQNVEAAPGKSGIASDRDPQALQYVLKYTGKFNQEEQFENITLKALPDGSLLKLRDVADVVFDAQEYSMVSMTDGKPSASIMIKQRPGSNAREVIQNIKDKMDELQDASFPPGMEYNVSYDVSRFLDASIFEVIKTLVEAFLLVSLVVFIFLQDFRSTLIPAIAVPVSLIGTFFFMQLFGFSINLLTLFALVLAIGIVVDNAIVVVEAVHVKMHDLKMNALDATLAAMKEIGGAIVAITLVMSAVFVPVSFLSGPVGIFYRQFSLTLAIAIVISGINALTLSPALCAMLLKPVDVDHSPKNGRLQRFFYGFNKRYDALAAKYSGVINAIAGRRVVTFGALILFFALTYGGLTVLPTGFIPNEDQGMVYVNVTTPPGATVERTTEVMDMVQASLLPLEEVETISTLAGYSLMTETAGASYGMGMINLVGWGDRDKNVNELITDYQERVSHIKGAEIQFFSPPPVPGFGNASGFELRMQDKTGGSLDVMAQVTQEFIEELNARPELKEVTTNFEPNFPQYVLNVDHDKAAKLGISVNDAMETLQSYIGSFYSSNFIRYGQMYKVMIQASPEYRTSPESLLSMYAKNDKGQMVPYSNFLTLEKVFGPEQLTRYNMFNSALITGDAAPGYASGDAIKAVEEVALKVLPRGFDIDWSGITREQIESGNQAIYIFAVCLLFVYLLLAAQYESYFLPLPVILSLPAGIFGSFLFLKLTGLENNIYAQVSLVMLIGLLGKNAILIVEIAIQNRERGLSILQSAIKGGVERLRPILMTSFAFIAGLIPLTIASGAGAIGNRTIGTAAAGGMLIGTLVGVFLIPGLYVVFETLDTKFKKKKATEVSKELPVT; encoded by the coding sequence ATGCTAGAGTTATTTATCAAAAGACCGATTTTGTCTACGGTCATTTCCGTATTCATTACACTGCTGGGTTTGTTGTCTTTGACATCTTTGCCGATTACGCAGTTTCCAGAGATTGTTCCTCCCTCCGTAATGGTGACAGCAAGGTATACAGGGGCAAATGCAGAAGTGTTAGCAAAGGCAGTCGCAACTCCTTTGGAGCGGGCAATCAACGGAGTACCAGGGATGAGTTACATGACCTCTGTAAACACCAATGATGGGGTCACGATGATCAACATTATCTTTAAAGTAGGAACAGATCCTGATCAGGCTGCTGTAAATGTACAGAACAGAGTTTCGACAGTTTTGGATGAGTTGCCAGAGGAGGTAATCCGAGCGGGTGTACAAGCAGAGAAGGAGGTCAATTCCATGTTACTCTATCTTAACTTAGTAACCTCTGATTCAAGTCAGGATGAAAAATTTGTATACAATTTTGCCGATATCAATATCCTTCCTGAATTAAAACGGATTGATGGGGTAGGTTTTGCGCAGATCATGGGTTTTAAAGATTATGCCATGCGCGTATGGTTAAAGCCGGATAGATTGGTTGCCTATAATCTATCCCCTCAGGACGTCTCAGATGCTATCCGGCAGCAAAACGTAGAAGCTGCTCCAGGTAAATCAGGTATCGCCTCAGACCGTGATCCCCAAGCACTGCAATATGTCTTGAAGTATACAGGTAAATTTAATCAAGAAGAACAGTTTGAAAATATTACTCTAAAGGCTTTGCCGGATGGGTCATTATTGAAATTGAGAGATGTGGCAGATGTAGTCTTTGATGCACAGGAGTACAGCATGGTTTCGATGACTGATGGAAAGCCATCTGCTTCCATTATGATCAAGCAGCGCCCAGGTTCTAATGCCCGGGAAGTAATCCAAAACATCAAGGATAAAATGGATGAACTCCAAGATGCTTCCTTTCCTCCAGGGATGGAGTACAATGTTTCCTATGACGTCTCCCGTTTCTTGGATGCGTCTATCTTTGAGGTTATCAAGACCTTGGTGGAAGCTTTCTTATTGGTTTCATTAGTAGTTTTTATCTTCCTTCAAGATTTTCGATCAACGCTCATTCCTGCCATTGCCGTGCCAGTATCCTTGATCGGCACCTTCTTTTTCATGCAGTTATTTGGTTTCTCCATCAACTTGTTGACGCTTTTTGCCTTGGTATTGGCAATTGGTATCGTGGTGGATAATGCCATTGTGGTAGTGGAGGCCGTACACGTGAAAATGCATGATTTAAAAATGAATGCATTGGATGCGACCTTGGCTGCGATGAAAGAAATCGGGGGTGCGATTGTAGCAATTACCTTGGTAATGTCAGCAGTATTCGTACCTGTGAGTTTTCTTTCTGGTCCAGTAGGTATATTCTATCGTCAGTTTTCTTTAACACTCGCGATAGCCATTGTGATTTCGGGAATTAATGCTTTGACGCTTTCGCCTGCACTCTGTGCGATGTTGTTAAAGCCTGTTGATGTGGACCATAGCCCTAAAAACGGAAGACTTCAACGCTTCTTTTATGGTTTCAATAAGCGCTACGATGCCTTAGCCGCCAAGTACAGCGGTGTAATCAATGCCATTGCTGGTAGGAGAGTAGTGACTTTTGGAGCATTGATTTTATTCTTTGCATTGACATATGGAGGCTTGACAGTATTGCCAACCGGGTTTATTCCTAATGAAGATCAGGGAATGGTGTATGTCAATGTGACTACACCTCCGGGAGCAACAGTAGAACGTACTACGGAGGTAATGGATATGGTACAAGCAAGTTTACTTCCCTTGGAAGAAGTAGAAACCATTTCCACACTTGCCGGCTATAGTTTAATGACAGAAACTGCCGGGGCTTCTTATGGTATGGGAATGATTAACTTGGTCGGCTGGGGAGATCGTGACAAAAATGTAAATGAGCTGATCACTGATTACCAGGAACGAGTATCCCATATCAAAGGTGCGGAAATCCAGTTTTTCTCACCTCCGCCAGTACCTGGCTTTGGAAATGCTTCAGGTTTTGAATTGAGAATGCAGGACAAGACAGGTGGTTCTTTAGATGTCATGGCGCAAGTTACCCAGGAATTTATCGAAGAATTGAATGCTCGTCCGGAGCTAAAAGAGGTTACGACCAATTTTGAGCCAAACTTCCCTCAGTATGTTTTGAATGTAGATCATGATAAAGCTGCCAAACTGGGGATATCTGTGAACGATGCCATGGAGACACTTCAATCCTATATTGGAAGTTTTTATTCTTCCAATTTCATCCGATACGGGCAGATGTATAAAGTGATGATTCAGGCCTCTCCAGAATATCGAACCTCACCTGAGTCCTTATTATCGATGTATGCCAAAAATGATAAGGGCCAAATGGTTCCTTACTCAAATTTTCTAACACTTGAAAAAGTATTTGGTCCAGAGCAATTGACAAGGTACAATATGTTTAATTCGGCCTTGATAACAGGTGATGCCGCGCCTGGATATGCATCAGGCGATGCGATCAAAGCTGTTGAGGAAGTTGCTTTGAAAGTACTTCCGCGCGGATTTGATATCGATTGGTCGGGTATTACTCGGGAGCAAATTGAGTCGGGAAATCAGGCAATCTATATTTTTGCGGTCTGTTTGCTTTTCGTATATCTGTTATTGGCAGCTCAATATGAAAGTTATTTTTTACCTCTACCCGTAATTCTTTCCTTGCCAGCTGGTATTTTCGGTTCATTCCTGTTTTTAAAATTAACAGGATTAGAGAATAATATTTATGCTCAAGTATCTCTAGTAATGCTGATAGGTTTGCTAGGTAAGAACGCTATTTTGATTGTGGAGATTGCTATTCAAAATAGGGAACGAGGCCTTTCCATCCTTCAGAGTGCAATCAAAGGAGGGGTGGAGCGTCTCCGGCCAATTTTGATGACTTCCTTTGCCTTTATTGCTGGGTTAATTCCTTTGACCATTGCTTCTGGAGCTGGTGCTATTGGCAATAGAACGATCGGTACAGCAGCAGCAGGAGGTATGTTGATTGGGACATTGGTTGGTGTATTCCTTATTCCAGGACTGTATGTAGTCTTTGAGACACTCGATACCAAGTTTAAGAAAAAGAAAGCAACAGAAGTTTCTAAAGAATTACCAGTAACATGA
- the fmt gene encoding methionyl-tRNA formyltransferase, with the protein MNKDLRIIYMGTPEFAVPSLQKLVAADWKVVAVITAPDKPKGRGQKLIPSPVKEAATELKIPVLQPTNLKSPEFLEELASYQADLQIVVAFRMLPEVVWGMPTMGTFNLHASLLPNYRGAAPINWAIINGETETGMTTFFLKHEIDTGNIILQEKEPIHPEDTIGTLYSRMMEKGALLVVKTVEMIATGTVKTTPQNEAEFIHHAPKIFKENCQIDWTKDAQSIHNLVRGLSPYPAAWTVLHDKVCKIYRSEVVPITLSNLQPGEWSSDGKTFLYYQTGYGTLQIKELQLEGKKRMAIEEFLRGYKL; encoded by the coding sequence ATGAACAAAGATTTACGGATTATATATATGGGAACTCCTGAGTTTGCAGTTCCTTCCCTACAAAAATTGGTCGCTGCTGATTGGAAAGTAGTCGCTGTAATCACCGCACCAGATAAGCCCAAAGGGCGAGGCCAAAAGCTGATCCCTTCTCCGGTCAAAGAAGCAGCAACCGAATTAAAGATTCCTGTGTTACAACCTACCAACCTTAAATCTCCAGAATTTTTAGAAGAACTTGCCTCCTATCAAGCAGACCTTCAAATTGTAGTGGCTTTTCGCATGCTTCCAGAAGTAGTATGGGGTATGCCTACTATGGGGACTTTTAATTTACATGCTTCTTTACTTCCTAACTACAGAGGAGCTGCTCCCATCAATTGGGCCATCATCAATGGAGAAACCGAAACAGGTATGACTACATTTTTCCTCAAACATGAAATTGATACAGGAAATATCATTTTGCAGGAAAAAGAGCCGATTCATCCAGAAGATACTATTGGAACACTCTACAGTCGGATGATGGAAAAAGGAGCTTTACTTGTAGTCAAAACTGTTGAAATGATTGCTACAGGTACTGTAAAAACTACCCCTCAAAACGAGGCAGAGTTTATTCATCATGCACCTAAAATTTTCAAAGAAAATTGCCAGATTGACTGGACTAAAGATGCTCAATCTATCCATAATCTGGTGAGAGGATTATCACCCTATCCTGCTGCCTGGACAGTTTTGCATGATAAAGTATGTAAAATTTACCGATCAGAAGTAGTCCCAATCACCCTTTCAAATCTCCAACCAGGAGAATGGAGCAGTGATGGTAAAACCTTTTTATATTATCAAACTGGATATGGGACACTTCAAATAAAAGAACTGCAGCTCGAAGGTAAAAAACGGATGGCTATCGAAGAGTTTCTAAGGGGGTACAAGTTGTAA